From a region of the Posidoniimonas corsicana genome:
- the ruvA gene encoding Holliday junction branch migration protein RuvA, which translates to MITKVTGRVVSLSTDFCTLAIGPYERQVLIPEFARRSLQSKVGQEVDLHTIEYLEGNPMQGRMTPRMIGFLNPVEREFFEMFCQVDGVGVKKALRAMVRPVAELATEIEEQDVKGLSTLPGIGPATAERVVAKLRRKAAKFALLVGRDLPTGGDIEQDLAAEVFEILRTLGHSEADAKRLLDEAVSRKKKYKDVEALLHAVYEQRNG; encoded by the coding sequence ATGATCACCAAAGTCACCGGCCGCGTTGTTTCCCTCTCGACCGACTTCTGCACGCTGGCCATCGGCCCGTACGAGCGGCAGGTGCTGATCCCCGAGTTCGCCCGCCGCAGCCTGCAGTCGAAGGTCGGCCAGGAGGTGGACCTGCACACCATCGAGTACCTCGAGGGGAACCCGATGCAGGGCCGCATGACGCCCCGCATGATCGGCTTCCTCAACCCGGTGGAGCGTGAGTTCTTCGAGATGTTCTGCCAGGTGGACGGCGTCGGCGTGAAGAAGGCGCTCCGCGCGATGGTCCGCCCGGTCGCCGAGCTCGCCACCGAGATCGAGGAGCAGGACGTCAAAGGCCTCAGCACCCTGCCCGGCATCGGCCCCGCCACCGCCGAGCGGGTGGTCGCCAAGCTGCGCCGCAAGGCGGCCAAGTTCGCGCTCTTGGTCGGGCGCGACCTGCCCACCGGCGGCGACATCGAGCAGGACCTGGCCGCCGAGGTGTTCGAGATCCTCCGCACGCTGGGCCACAGCGAAGCGGACGCCAAACGCCTGCTGGACGAGGCCGTCAGCCGCAAGAAGAAGTACAAGGACGTCGAGGCCCTGCTCCACGCGGTTTATGAGCAGCGGAACGGGTAG
- a CDS encoding REP-associated tyrosine transposase has translation MQRHGPHRKSFNLPGHAHELTFSCFQRFQLLSKPRTCEWLAESIEHARSRLNYDLWAFVFLPEHVHLVVHPREPDYSVSDFLELVKQPTSRKALAFVRSNAPEWVPRLQQRRGSRIESHFWLPGGGYDRNISEPSTLEKMIEYTHMNPVRRGLVEKTRDWKWSSAGWYEGLEPNRLKPDAISPEWLVE, from the coding sequence ATGCAGCGTCACGGTCCGCACCGCAAGTCGTTCAATCTTCCTGGGCACGCCCACGAACTCACGTTCTCTTGCTTCCAGCGATTCCAACTCCTGTCAAAGCCGCGGACCTGCGAGTGGCTGGCCGAATCGATCGAGCACGCACGCAGCAGACTCAATTACGATCTCTGGGCCTTTGTGTTCTTGCCCGAGCACGTACATCTGGTTGTCCATCCCCGAGAGCCTGATTACTCGGTTTCCGATTTTCTAGAACTAGTCAAGCAACCGACGTCTCGCAAAGCGTTGGCGTTCGTCAGATCGAACGCCCCCGAGTGGGTCCCACGTTTGCAGCAGCGTCGCGGCAGTCGCATCGAAAGTCACTTCTGGCTTCCCGGCGGCGGCTACGACCGCAACATCAGCGAGCCTTCAACTCTTGAGAAGATGATCGAATACACGCACATGAATCCCGTTCGTCGGGGACTTGTCGAGAAAACGAGGGATTGGAAGTGGTCAAGCGCAGGGTGGTACGAAGGGCTAGAGCCAAACCGCTTGAAGCCTGACGCCATCTCACCCGAGTGGCTCGTGGAATAG
- the guaA gene encoding glutamine-hydrolyzing GMP synthase, which yields MTDLPAAAGVAEERVLVLDFGSQYAQLIARRVREAHVYCEIVRHDITAARLKELAPAGIILSGGPSSVYAENAPQCDPELFKLGIPVLGICYGMQLACQALGGEVQNASSREYGRAHCEVTDPTDLFDGVQTQTEVWMSHGDQVAAIAEDWEPLAKTSTCPFAAVRHKKLPVFGLQFHPEVTHTVEGKQVLTNFLQKVCKTSGLWRLADFADETIRQVRERVGDDRVICGLSGGVDSAVVAALLARAIGTQLSCILVDNGLLRKDEERAIVDEFTNHFKADLHVVKAEDLFLEQLAGVVDPQEKRRRIGKTFIDCFKAEADKIEGAKYLAQGTLYPDVIESGAAKDGPADTIKLHHNVGGLPEELGFELVEPLRDLFKDEVRQLGLQLDLPEEIVWRHPFPGPGLAVRCLGEVTKEKLAVLREADAIVVGEIKAAGLYRATSQAFAVLLPVQSVGVMGDSRTYDNTVAVRCVNTDDFMTADWSHLPHDLLARISTRIINEVKGVNRVVYDISSKPPATIEWE from the coding sequence ATGACCGACCTCCCCGCCGCCGCTGGCGTCGCCGAAGAACGCGTGCTGGTGCTCGACTTTGGCAGCCAGTACGCCCAGCTCATCGCCCGGCGGGTCCGCGAGGCGCACGTCTACTGCGAGATCGTGCGGCACGACATCACGGCCGCGCGGCTCAAGGAGCTGGCCCCGGCCGGCATCATCCTGTCGGGCGGCCCCAGCAGCGTGTACGCCGAGAACGCGCCGCAGTGCGACCCCGAGCTGTTCAAGCTCGGCATCCCCGTGCTCGGCATCTGCTACGGCATGCAGCTCGCCTGCCAGGCGCTGGGCGGCGAGGTGCAGAACGCGTCCAGCCGCGAGTACGGCCGCGCCCACTGCGAGGTGACCGACCCCACCGACCTGTTCGACGGCGTCCAGACGCAGACCGAGGTCTGGATGAGCCACGGCGACCAGGTCGCGGCGATCGCCGAGGACTGGGAGCCGTTGGCCAAGACCTCCACCTGCCCGTTCGCCGCCGTGCGGCACAAGAAGCTGCCGGTGTTTGGCCTGCAGTTCCACCCCGAGGTGACCCACACCGTCGAGGGCAAGCAGGTGCTGACCAACTTCCTGCAGAAGGTCTGCAAGACCTCCGGCCTGTGGCGGCTGGCCGACTTCGCCGACGAGACCATCCGCCAGGTCCGCGAGCGGGTGGGCGACGACCGCGTGATCTGCGGGCTGTCGGGCGGCGTCGACTCGGCCGTGGTGGCGGCGCTGCTGGCCCGCGCGATCGGCACGCAGCTCTCCTGCATCCTGGTCGACAACGGCCTCTTGCGCAAGGACGAGGAGCGGGCGATCGTCGACGAGTTCACCAACCACTTCAAGGCCGACCTGCACGTGGTCAAGGCCGAGGACCTGTTCCTCGAGCAGCTGGCCGGCGTGGTCGACCCGCAGGAGAAACGCCGCCGCATCGGCAAGACCTTCATCGACTGCTTCAAGGCCGAGGCCGACAAAATCGAGGGCGCGAAGTACCTGGCCCAGGGCACCCTGTACCCGGACGTGATCGAGAGCGGCGCCGCCAAGGACGGCCCGGCCGACACCATCAAGCTGCACCACAACGTGGGCGGCCTGCCGGAGGAGCTGGGCTTCGAGCTGGTCGAGCCGCTCCGCGACCTGTTCAAGGACGAGGTGCGTCAGCTCGGCCTGCAGCTCGACCTGCCGGAGGAGATCGTCTGGCGGCACCCGTTCCCCGGCCCCGGCCTGGCGGTCCGCTGCCTGGGCGAGGTGACCAAGGAGAAGCTGGCCGTGCTGCGCGAGGCCGACGCGATCGTGGTCGGCGAGATCAAGGCCGCCGGCCTGTACCGCGCCACCAGCCAGGCGTTTGCCGTGCTGCTGCCGGTGCAGAGCGTGGGCGTGATGGGCGACTCCCGCACCTACGACAACACGGTCGCCGTGCGGTGCGTCAACACCGACGACTTCATGACCGCCGACTGGAGCCACCTGCCCCACGACCTGTTGGCCCGCATCAGCACCCGCATCATCAACGAGGTGAAGGGCGTCAACCGCGTGGTGTACGACATCAGCAGCAAGCCGCCGGCCACGATCGAGTGGGAGTAG
- the surE gene encoding 5'/3'-nucleotidase SurE codes for MKILLTNDDGIYAPGLAAMRSALEELGEVCVVAPAIEQSGVGHSITFLTPLMAKEVYADHSGDAESRLGWAVEGSPADCVKLALGKLCPWKPDLVVSGINGGLNVGVNVLYSGTVAAATEAAMYDLPSIAVSLEYDEHARFHAAARLARRVISMMLKRNAWADHALYNLNIPTAATQDSSGKEAPAPELQITGMNTHRWPAEFEARLDPKNRHYYWTTGTLPTPGPDEDSDLAGIRNHRLTLTPLTIDRTQHDKLAEMQAWNLDLNNQ; via the coding sequence ATGAAGATCCTGCTGACCAACGACGACGGTATCTACGCCCCCGGCCTGGCCGCGATGCGGTCCGCGCTCGAGGAGTTGGGCGAGGTGTGCGTCGTGGCGCCGGCGATCGAGCAGAGCGGCGTCGGGCACAGCATCACCTTCCTGACCCCCCTGATGGCGAAGGAGGTCTACGCCGACCACTCGGGCGACGCCGAGAGCCGGCTGGGCTGGGCCGTCGAGGGGAGCCCGGCAGACTGCGTGAAGCTGGCGCTCGGCAAGCTCTGCCCCTGGAAGCCGGACCTGGTGGTGAGCGGCATCAACGGGGGGCTGAACGTGGGGGTCAACGTGCTTTACTCCGGCACCGTGGCCGCGGCCACCGAGGCCGCCATGTACGACCTGCCGTCGATCGCCGTGAGCCTGGAGTACGACGAGCACGCCCGATTCCACGCGGCGGCCCGGCTGGCGAGGCGGGTAATCAGCATGATGCTCAAACGCAACGCGTGGGCGGACCACGCGTTGTACAACCTCAACATCCCGACCGCCGCAACGCAGGATTCCTCGGGAAAAGAGGCCCCGGCGCCCGAGTTGCAAATCACTGGCATGAACACCCACCGCTGGCCGGCCGAGTTCGAGGCCCGGCTGGACCCCAAAAACCGCCACTACTACTGGACCACCGGCACGCTGCCCACGCCGGGGCCCGACGAGGACTCCGACCTGGCCGGCATCCGCAACCACCGGCTCACGCTCACCCCGCTGACCATCGACCGCACCCAGCACGACAAGCTCGCCGAGATGCAGGCGTGGAACCTCGACCTGAACAACCAGTAG
- a CDS encoding BBP7 family outer membrane beta-barrel protein, which yields MFPTRIRTLFTAVALLASPWATCQAQYEDFCGPFCDGCSDMRYFEPVDLDLDCMPVDYGCGYIFGYDKLYWSFTGDRTTIGAPGLTYLSEVMYENFVDENSVGPTVQPQPYTIINGITDAPPAASFGWGDRYELGYRKKNITYTVGILQGPHAISSEVYGFLPLDLGNSPPVDIDGDGTIDANQGTNITNFGPPPPGQAENPNPLEILLAPTLNGFGSVHVNFNVPNNDFLLGFRDYFINIDFDDLDDGFDFEGGVVVIGPDGDPTLVDGILDDINGNIGNIIITLVPVDPLDPDSELIPVAYAYDIGDLHRYNIRFNTLQVRNRVETDGIELMKTHTLNNRHRMAKNQNSHFSIGYGVRYFRLKDDFRFDGLTDVAGRVFTINQVENSIVGPQIRVKADRQVGKWNTSLDTRFMFGYNIQNIDQTNGFGDDAVPGGVNNLLFLQPTYSRYGERADDFTPFVEMRAEVKYQLTRSMALKAGFNATYVDTLTRAAQIVEYNAPDFGIGETGKQDIFITGLSFGAEFVH from the coding sequence ATGTTCCCCACCCGAATCAGAACACTGTTCACCGCCGTGGCATTGCTGGCGTCGCCTTGGGCGACCTGCCAGGCGCAGTACGAGGACTTTTGTGGCCCGTTCTGCGACGGCTGCTCCGACATGCGCTACTTTGAGCCGGTCGACCTCGACCTGGACTGCATGCCGGTCGACTACGGCTGCGGCTACATCTTTGGCTACGACAAACTGTACTGGTCCTTCACCGGCGACCGCACTACGATCGGCGCCCCGGGCCTGACTTACCTGTCAGAGGTGATGTACGAAAACTTTGTGGATGAGAACTCGGTCGGTCCGACCGTTCAGCCGCAACCGTACACCATCATCAACGGCATCACCGACGCTCCCCCGGCGGCCTCGTTCGGCTGGGGCGACCGCTACGAGCTTGGCTACCGCAAGAAGAACATCACCTACACCGTGGGCATCCTGCAGGGCCCGCACGCGATCTCGTCAGAGGTCTACGGGTTCCTGCCGCTGGACCTCGGCAACTCGCCCCCCGTCGACATCGACGGCGACGGCACGATCGACGCCAACCAGGGCACCAACATCACCAACTTTGGCCCCCCGCCCCCTGGCCAGGCCGAGAACCCCAACCCGCTTGAGATCCTGCTAGCCCCGACGCTCAACGGCTTCGGCAGCGTGCATGTCAACTTCAACGTCCCTAACAACGACTTCCTGCTCGGCTTCCGCGACTACTTCATCAACATCGACTTCGACGACCTGGACGACGGGTTCGACTTCGAGGGCGGCGTTGTGGTCATCGGTCCCGACGGCGACCCCACGCTGGTCGACGGCATCCTCGACGATATCAACGGCAACATCGGCAACATCATCATCACCCTGGTGCCGGTGGACCCGTTGGACCCAGACTCGGAGCTGATCCCGGTCGCGTACGCCTACGACATCGGCGACCTGCACCGGTACAACATCCGCTTCAACACGCTGCAGGTCCGCAACCGGGTTGAGACCGACGGCATCGAGCTGATGAAGACGCACACCCTCAACAACCGGCACCGGATGGCGAAGAATCAGAACTCGCACTTCAGCATCGGTTACGGCGTGCGGTACTTCCGCCTGAAGGACGACTTCCGCTTCGACGGCCTGACTGACGTCGCCGGCCGCGTGTTCACGATCAACCAGGTCGAGAACTCGATCGTCGGCCCCCAGATCCGCGTCAAGGCGGACCGCCAGGTCGGCAAGTGGAACACCTCGCTCGATACCCGGTTCATGTTCGGATACAACATCCAGAACATCGACCAGACCAACGGCTTTGGCGACGACGCCGTGCCCGGCGGCGTCAACAACCTGCTGTTCCTGCAGCCCACCTACTCTCGCTACGGCGAGCGGGCTGACGACTTCACCCCGTTCGTCGAGATGCGGGCCGAGGTGAAGTACCAGCTGACCAGGTCGATGGCCCTCAAGGCCGGCTTCAACGCCACATACGTCGACACGCTCACCCGTGCCGCTCAGATCGTGGAGTACAATGCCCCGGACTTCGGCATCGGCGAGACCGGCAAGCAGGACATCTTCATCACGGGCCTGTCGTTCGGTGCGGAGTTCGTGCACTAG
- a CDS encoding aminotransferase class I/II-fold pyridoxal phosphate-dependent enzyme, producing MLTTDHPRFQSVCESSDLVGLLRERTASHPHQRAFSYLVDGEDDRLHLTYGQLDRQARAIAAHLQSRGMAGERALLLYPSGLEFIAAFFGCLYAGVTAVPAYPPRRNRNLLRIQSIVDDATPAVALTTHSVFDRVEPMIKDEQDLRAIPWQCTDELDLAQADAWQEPDISPDTLAFLQYTSGSTGTPKGVMLSHGNLLHNTKVICEGFRISRAGEGLSWLPLYHDMGLIGGVIQPIYFGRHNTLMTPTHFLQKPIRWLRTLSDTGAMISGGPNFAYELCVDRITDEEKQGLDLTQWEVAFNGAEPVRTTTLRRFAEAFEPCGFRFEAFYPCYGLAEATLMVAGKKKWQPPTIQPYQIEDLKEGRAVPGQAGSDDSLEIVGSGVTYLGQEAAIVDPETHQRCADRAIGEIWVKGDSIAHGYWKREELSKETFSAETTDGDGPFLRTGDLGFLDDGELFVTGRLKDLIIIRGANHYPQDIEQTVEDSHESLPKSAGAAITVGDDGKEKLVVLQEMGRQRDLPFEEILDSVRHHVTAIHDVAPTAIVFLRPNTIPKTSSGKIQRHACRDQYLAGELNVVAEWSLGGELNVHRKRGADRIARREKQAEDAAKPKTPPAAKDDAKPSGSTIERAMRIVREVAKERAAGATLETEIAAMGLDSLERMEIVAGLEDEFGGRFSEEAILGMNTCRDVVRAVEEHLLTEGGPAAREVLPGDYQFNQSPEYLKLRSSLKLAESAGLANPYFTQHEGITNDRTTIGGKDYINWCSYNYLGMSGEPAVQQATQGAVDRYGTSVSASRLVSGEKPLHRELERSIAGFLGVEDAVVFVGGHATNESVIGHLYGPGDLILHDALSHNSIVQGCKLSGATRRAFAHNDPAACEELLKRYRGEYRQVLIVVEGVYSMDGDFTPLPEFIRLKKEHKAYLMVDEAHSLGTMGKTGRGMSEHFGVDAREVDLWMGTMSKSLGSCGGYIAACREIVEYLKYTAPGFVFSVGLSPSNAAAALASLELIKEKPERVAQLKHNSALFLQLAKQAGLNTGMSDGTPIVPVIIGNSMQSLELSQRLFAEGVNVQPIMYPAVEESAARLRFFITSTHTDEQIKQTATALAKHWKQLHRKSG from the coding sequence TTGCTGACGACCGACCACCCCCGATTCCAATCCGTCTGCGAGTCGTCCGACCTGGTGGGGCTGCTCCGCGAGCGGACCGCAAGCCACCCCCACCAGCGCGCTTTCAGCTACCTCGTCGACGGCGAGGACGACCGCCTGCACCTGACCTACGGCCAGCTCGACCGGCAGGCCCGGGCGATCGCGGCCCACCTGCAGTCGCGCGGCATGGCGGGAGAGCGGGCGCTGCTGCTGTACCCTTCGGGCCTGGAGTTTATCGCGGCGTTCTTCGGCTGCCTGTACGCGGGGGTCACGGCGGTGCCGGCGTACCCGCCGCGCCGCAACCGCAACCTGCTCCGGATCCAGTCGATCGTGGACGACGCCACGCCGGCCGTGGCGCTGACAACGCACAGCGTCTTCGACCGCGTCGAGCCGATGATCAAGGACGAACAGGACCTCCGCGCCATCCCGTGGCAGTGCACCGACGAGCTGGACCTCGCCCAGGCCGACGCCTGGCAGGAGCCCGACATTTCGCCGGACACGCTGGCGTTTCTGCAGTACACCTCCGGCTCCACGGGAACGCCGAAGGGCGTGATGCTGAGCCACGGCAACCTGCTGCACAACACCAAGGTCATCTGCGAGGGCTTCCGGATCTCCCGGGCGGGCGAGGGGCTCAGCTGGCTCCCGCTGTACCACGACATGGGCCTGATCGGCGGCGTCATCCAGCCGATCTACTTCGGGCGCCACAACACGCTGATGACGCCCACCCACTTCCTGCAGAAGCCGATCCGTTGGCTGCGGACCCTGTCCGACACCGGCGCCATGATCAGCGGTGGGCCGAACTTTGCGTACGAGTTGTGCGTCGACCGGATCACCGACGAGGAGAAGCAAGGCCTGGACCTGACGCAGTGGGAGGTCGCGTTCAACGGCGCCGAGCCGGTCCGCACGACCACCCTCCGGCGGTTCGCCGAGGCGTTCGAGCCGTGCGGCTTCCGCTTCGAGGCGTTCTACCCCTGCTATGGACTGGCCGAGGCCACACTGATGGTCGCCGGCAAGAAAAAGTGGCAGCCGCCCACCATCCAGCCCTACCAGATCGAGGACCTCAAGGAGGGCCGCGCGGTCCCGGGGCAGGCCGGCTCGGACGACTCGCTGGAGATCGTCGGCTCGGGCGTGACCTACCTCGGCCAGGAGGCCGCGATCGTTGACCCCGAGACGCACCAGCGCTGCGCCGACCGCGCCATCGGTGAGATCTGGGTAAAAGGCGACAGCATCGCCCACGGCTACTGGAAACGCGAGGAGCTCTCCAAAGAAACTTTCTCCGCCGAGACCACCGATGGCGATGGCCCGTTCCTGCGGACCGGCGACCTCGGCTTCCTGGACGACGGCGAGCTGTTCGTCACCGGGCGGCTGAAGGACCTGATCATCATCCGCGGCGCCAACCACTACCCGCAGGACATCGAGCAGACGGTCGAGGACTCGCACGAGTCGCTCCCCAAGTCGGCCGGCGCGGCGATCACCGTCGGCGATGACGGGAAGGAGAAGCTGGTGGTGCTGCAGGAGATGGGCCGCCAACGCGACCTGCCGTTCGAGGAGATCCTCGACTCGGTGCGGCACCACGTCACGGCCATCCACGACGTCGCGCCCACCGCCATCGTGTTCCTCCGCCCCAACACCATTCCCAAGACCTCCAGCGGCAAGATCCAGCGCCACGCCTGCCGCGACCAGTACCTGGCTGGCGAGCTCAACGTGGTTGCCGAGTGGTCGCTCGGCGGCGAGCTCAACGTGCACCGCAAGCGGGGCGCCGACCGCATCGCCCGCCGCGAGAAGCAGGCCGAGGACGCCGCCAAGCCCAAGACGCCGCCCGCCGCGAAGGACGACGCCAAGCCGTCCGGGTCGACGATCGAGCGCGCCATGCGGATCGTCCGCGAGGTCGCCAAGGAGCGCGCCGCGGGCGCCACGCTCGAAACCGAGATCGCCGCGATGGGCCTCGACTCGCTCGAGCGGATGGAGATCGTGGCCGGGCTGGAGGACGAGTTCGGCGGGCGGTTCAGCGAGGAGGCCATCCTCGGCATGAACACCTGCCGCGACGTCGTCCGCGCGGTCGAGGAGCACCTGCTCACCGAGGGCGGCCCCGCCGCCCGCGAGGTGCTGCCCGGCGACTACCAGTTCAACCAGTCGCCCGAGTACCTCAAGCTCCGCTCGAGCCTGAAGCTGGCCGAGTCCGCCGGCCTGGCGAACCCCTACTTCACCCAGCACGAGGGGATCACCAACGACCGCACCACCATCGGCGGCAAGGACTACATCAACTGGTGCAGCTACAACTACCTGGGCATGTCCGGCGAGCCGGCCGTGCAGCAGGCCACCCAGGGGGCGGTCGACCGGTACGGCACCAGCGTCAGCGCCAGCCGGCTGGTCTCCGGCGAGAAGCCGCTGCACCGCGAGCTCGAGCGGTCGATCGCCGGCTTCCTCGGCGTTGAGGACGCCGTGGTGTTCGTCGGCGGGCACGCCACCAACGAGTCGGTCATCGGCCACCTGTACGGCCCCGGCGACCTGATCCTGCACGACGCGCTCTCGCACAACAGCATCGTGCAGGGCTGCAAGCTGTCCGGCGCCACCCGCCGGGCGTTCGCCCACAACGACCCCGCCGCCTGCGAGGAGCTCCTCAAGCGGTACCGCGGCGAGTACCGCCAGGTGCTGATCGTGGTCGAGGGCGTCTATAGCATGGACGGCGACTTCACGCCGCTCCCCGAATTCATCCGGCTGAAGAAGGAGCACAAGGCCTACCTGATGGTCGACGAGGCCCACTCCCTCGGCACGATGGGCAAGACCGGCCGCGGCATGAGCGAGCACTTCGGCGTCGACGCGCGCGAGGTGGACCTCTGGATGGGCACGATGAGCAAGTCGCTCGGCAGCTGCGGCGGCTACATCGCCGCCTGCCGCGAGATCGTCGAGTACCTCAAGTACACCGCGCCCGGCTTTGTGTTCAGCGTCGGCCTCTCGCCTTCCAACGCCGCGGCCGCTTTGGCGTCGCTCGAGCTGATCAAGGAGAAGCCCGAACGCGTCGCGCAGCTCAAGCACAACTCGGCGCTGTTCCTCCAGCTCGCGAAGCAGGCGGGCCTCAACACCGGCATGAGCGACGGCACGCCCATCGTGCCGGTGATCATCGGCAACTCGATGCAGTCGCTCGAGCTGAGCCAGCGGCTGTTCGCCGAAGGCGTCAACGTGCAGCCGATCATGTACCCCGCGGTCGAGGAGTCGGCGGCCCGGCTGCGGTTCTTTATCACCAGCACGCACACCGACGAGCAGATCAAGCAGACCGCCACAGCGCTCGCCAAGCACTGGAAGCAGCTGCACCGCAAATCGGGCTAG
- a CDS encoding WXG100 family type VII secretion target: MAQAIVDPAELRRFANNLKKFNTELEERMTSLAAQLHSLSASWRDQEHKKFAEEFEDQMKAIARYVEITNEHAPFLMRKAERIEEYLQQR, from the coding sequence ATGGCCCAGGCAATCGTCGACCCGGCCGAGCTGCGTCGGTTCGCCAACAACCTGAAGAAGTTCAACACCGAGCTGGAGGAGCGGATGACCAGCCTCGCCGCGCAGCTCCACTCGCTCTCGGCCAGCTGGCGCGACCAGGAGCACAAGAAGTTCGCCGAGGAGTTCGAGGACCAGATGAAGGCGATCGCCCGCTACGTGGAGATCACCAACGAGCACGCGCCATTCCTGATGCGCAAGGCCGAGCGGATCGAGGAGTACCTGCAGCAGCGGTAG
- a CDS encoding metallophosphoesterase family protein: MKIGVLSDTHDDLAATEHAVGLLLSRDAEAFIHCGDITGPDILRVCSQSPTWFVYGNHDSDCVPRLEAACHDPNLHSLGWGGEIELAGRRIAVTHGHMTMDVKPLLAARPHYLLTGHFHEAADWTEHGVRRVCPGALHRATPRTVAVLDLQTTAVEFLEVR, from the coding sequence ATGAAGATCGGCGTCCTCTCTGACACCCACGATGACCTCGCGGCAACAGAGCACGCCGTAGGGCTGCTGCTCAGTAGGGACGCCGAAGCGTTCATCCACTGCGGCGACATCACTGGGCCCGACATTCTGAGAGTCTGCTCACAGAGCCCGACGTGGTTTGTGTACGGCAACCACGACAGCGACTGCGTCCCGAGGTTGGAGGCGGCGTGCCATGATCCAAACCTCCATTCACTGGGCTGGGGAGGCGAAATCGAACTAGCCGGGCGCCGCATCGCCGTGACCCACGGGCACATGACCATGGATGTAAAGCCGCTGCTTGCCGCCCGCCCCCACTACTTGCTCACGGGGCACTTTCACGAGGCTGCCGATTGGACCGAACACGGCGTGCGGCGGGTTTGCCCAGGCGCACTCCACCGCGCTACGCCTCGAACCGTCGCCGTGCTCGACCTGCAGACCACGGCCGTAGAATTCCTTGAGGTTCGATGA